The stretch of DNA GTTCGCTGTAGACGTGTTCGCGGTCCTGGGTGAGCGTGACGTACGTGACCGAGTCTGGGATCGCGGCCGCCTTGCGCGCGACGCTGCTGGGTACGAGGTCCGGATCGTGGTTCGCCAGCATCAGCGTCGCGAGGCTCGTGTAGGTGAAGGCGTCGCCGCCGGCGTCCGAGGCACCCGCCAGCAACACCGTGCTCCCGGTCGGAATGCCGCGCAACGCGCCGTCCAGTCCGGGGATGCCAAAGGGGATGTAGTCGACCCCGGCGCTGATTCCCTTGGCCTCCGGCACCGACGATGGGTCCATACCGTCGCCGACGGGCGACTGGGACAAAAAACGGGTGCCTCGGCGGCGGCCCTCAGCGGACGGATTCGAGCAGCAGCCGCTGCTCGACCCGCTTGACCTCGTGTTGCACGTCCCGGACGGCGTCGATGTTCGGGGAGATGGACGTGACTCCCTCGTCGACGAGGAAGTCCACCATCTCCGGCTTCGAGGCCGCCTGTCCGCAGATGCTCGTCGCCACGTCGTTCTCGCGGGCAGTGCCGATGACCTTCCCCATCAGGTCCAGCACCGCGGGGTGGAGTTCGTCGAAGCGGTCGGCGACGTTGCTGTTGTTGCGGTCGACGGCGAGCGTGTACTGCGTGAGGTCGTTCGTCCCGAAGGAGACGAAGTCGATGCCCGTCTCACAGAGCTCCTCGATGCGGAGCGCGCTGGCCGGCGTCTCGATCATCACGCCCCAGTCGCGCTTCTCGGGGTCGATGCCGACCTCCCGCATCACGGACTTGGCCCGCAGGACGTCCTCGGCGTCGGTGACGAGCGGGAGCATCAGTTCGACGTTGTCGTAGCCCAGATCGTAGAGCCGCTCGAAGGCTCGGAGCTCGAGCTTGAACTCGCCGGGCCGGTCCAGCGACCGGCGGATGCCCCGGTAGCCCAGCATCGGGTTGTGCTCGGCGGGCTCGTCCTCGCCGCCCTGTAACTGCCGGAACTCGTCGGAGGGGGCGTCCAGCGTCCGGACCCGGACCGGGCGGGGGTAGAACGCCTCGGCGACGTGGCGGACGCCGTCGACGATCTCCTCGACGTAGGCGCGCTCGCCGTGGTCCTCGACGTAGCGGGCGGGCGTCTTGTCCGTCGAGAGGATCATGTGCTCGATGCGCAGCAGGCCGACGCCGTCGGCACCCGTCTCGGCGGCGCGCTCGGCGGCCGCCGGGATGGAGACGTTGACCTTCACCTCCGTCCCGGTCATCGGCTTGACCGGGCTGTGCTCCTCGTCGACGGCCGCCGCCGCCGGTGGCTTGTGGCCGTCCGGGCTGTCGTCGGCCTCCTGCTCGTCGATGTCCGTGCCGAGCTCGACGGTGCCCATGTCGCCGTCGATGGTGACGGTCTGTCCGTCACGGAGCCGCTCGCTGGCGTCGTCGGTGCCGACGACGGCCGGGACGCCCAGCTCCCGGGAGACGATGGCGGCGTGGCTCGTCATCCCGCCCTGGTCGGTGACGATGCCGGCCGCGCGCTGCATCGCCGGCACCATGTCCGGCGTCGTCATCTCCGTGACGATGATGTCGCCCTCCTCGACCTTGTCGAGGTTGTCGAGTTTGCGGACGAGGCGGGCCTCGCCGGTGGCGGTGCCGGGGCTGGAGCCGATGCCCGACAGGCGTACCTCGTCGGGCTGGTCCTGCATCTCGCCGCCGTCGGCGAGACCGGCGGAGTCCCCGGTGTCGGCTGCCGCGGCGGCCGCCGCGCTCTCGTCGTCGATGGTCGTGATGGGCCGGGACTGCAGGAGGTACACCTCGCCCTCGAAGATGGCCCACTCCACGTCCTGTGGCGTCCCGTAGTGGGCCTCGACGGTCTCGCCGATCTCGATCAGCCGGTCGATCTCGTCCTCGTCGAGGACGCGCTTCTCCCGCTTCTCCTCCGGGACCGAGCGTTCGACGGTCTCGCCGTCCTCGTCGCGGACGCACATCACCGTCTTGTCCGCGACGGTCACCTCCTCGACGTCGCCGGACTCGCGGTCGACGACGTAGTTGTCCGGCGAGACGGCCCCGGAGACCACGGCCTCGCCCAGCCCCCACGCGGCCTCGACGATGGCCGTCGGCGCGCCCGTCGAGGGGTGGCTCGTGAACATCACGCCGGACTTCTCCGCGTCGACCATCTGCTGGACGACGACGGCGATGTTGACCGCGTCGTCGTCGAACCCCTGTTCGTTGCGGTAGTAGATGGCCCGCTGGGTGAACAGCGACGCCCAGCACTCCTTGACGCGGTCGAGCAGGTCCGCCCGCGAGACGTTGAGGTAGGTGTCCTGCTGGCCCGCGAAGGAGGCGTCGGGCAGGTCCTCGGCGGTGGCCGAGGACCGGACCGCCACGTCGTAGTCCCCCATCTCGTCGTAGGCCGCGAGGACGGCCTCCCGGACCGACTCGGGCACCTCGGTCTCGAGGATCAGTTCCTGCGCGCGCTCGGCGGCCGTCGCGAGCGCGCGGGAGTCGTCGCTGTCGACGTCGACCGCCTCGAACAGCTCCTCGGCGATGCCGGTCTCGTCGATGAACGACCGATACGTGTCCGCAGTGACCACGAACGCGGACGGGACCGGCAGTCCCGCCGCCGTCAGTTCGCCGAGCGACGCCGCCTTCCCGCCGACCCGTTCGAGGTCGTCCCCGTCGATTTCGTCCAGCCAGACTGTTGGCATTGGGTCACGTTCACGTTCACTAACGATCGGTAAGGTCCTTCCGGTCGCGGCAGTACCGGACGCAGTTCACTCGGAAGCGAGCGAACCGGAATCCGGGGACGGCGGTCCGTTACACCTCGATGATGTCGTCCGTCTCGTCGGCCGGCGGCACGGTCAGCGTCCCGTCGAGCGTGGTCACGGCACGGCCGCCGACCCACGCCTCGACCCCGTCGGTCTCGACCCTGACCGTCCCCGGCCGGTCGCGGAAGTGACCCTGCTCGACGACGACGGGGTCGACGGTCTCGTCGACGACTCCCTGTCGGCGAACGTGTGCGGCGACGGCCCCGGCCGCGGTACCGGTCACGGGGTCCTCGGCGATGCCCGCCCGGGGCGCGAACGCGCGGCCGTGGAGCGTCGACGCGCCGCCCAGCGTGTCGAACGTGAACGCGTACAGCCCCATCGCGTCGACCCGTTCACAGAGGTCGACGACGGCCTCGCGGTCGACCGCGACGTTTCCCAGGTGCTCGAAGTAGTTCACCGGGACGAGCAGCCACGGGAACCCCGCGTCGCCGACGGCGGGCGGGAGGTCCGCACCCACGTCCCGCAGCGCCGCGGCGTCGATGCCGAGCGCGTCGGCGGCGTCGGCCAGCGGGAGGTCGACCTCGCGGAGGTCGACCCTGCCCTGGTCCATCCAGACCGTCCCGTCGTCCTTGACCTCGACGTCGAGGACGCCCGCCGCCGTCGCCATCGTCGACTGGCCGGCGTCGACGGCCCCGCGCTCGTACAGCGCCGCGTGGGCCGCGACGGTGGCGTGGCCACAGAGGTCGACCTCCTGTTCGGGCGTGAAAAAGCGCAGTTCGCGGTCGGCCTCGTCGCTGCCGAGGACGAACGCCGTCTCGCTGGCCCCCAGTTCGTTCGCGATCGCCGCCAGCTGGTCGTCGGCGAGGCCGTCCGCCTCGGGCACCACCCCGGCCGGGTTGCCGGCCATCGGTTCCTCGGCGAAGGCGTCGGCGAGCAGCACCTGTCGCGTCTCCATACCCGGTCGTTGTGCCGACCCCGGGATAACAGTTGCCCGGCCACAGCCTGAAACGGTTAAGTTCGCCCGGCCTCGCCACCCTGTATGGGCGAGTTACCGGACGAGTTCCCCTGCACCATCACCAACTGGGAGTACATCTACGGGCTCTGTCGGGACGTCAGCGACGACGTGAAGGCGGCCGACTTCGAGCCGGACGTGGTCGTCGCGCTGGCCCGGGGCGGCTGGTTCGCCGGCCGCTGTCTCTGTGACTTCCTCGGGCTCGACGACCTGGCGAGTCTGAAGGTCGAACACTACGTCGGCACCGCACAGAAGAGCGACGAACCCGAGGTCCGGTACCCGCTCGCCGACGGGGCCGTCGAGGGGAAAGACGTCCTCGTGGTCGACGACATCGCCGACACCGGCCAGTCGCTGGAGACGGCGGCCCAGTGCGTCCGCGACCGGGACCCGGGGAGCGTCCGGACCGCGACGCTGCAGTTGCTCCAGACCAGCGACCACGAGCCGGACTTCGTCGGGGAGCGCCTCTCCGAGTGGGCGTGGGTCGTCTACCCCTGGAACTTCGTCGAAGACATGATCGAACTCGTCGAGGGCGTGATGGTCAAGAGCGACGGGACGGTCCACGACGAGAGCGACGTCCGGGCGCTCCTGCGGGAGTACCACGGCGTCGAGCGCATCGAGATGGAGATCGCACAGCCCGACCGGCTGGACGAGGTGCTCGACGAGATGGTCCGACGGGACGTGGTCGAGGAGACCGAGCGCGGGTGGCGACTCACCGGCGGGTGAGCGGGTGTCGAGGGGAGCGGCGGCGGGTCAGCGGTGCTCTCAGCGCTTGCCGTCGTCGCGGACGTACTCCAGCGCGGAGACCAACTCCTCGGCGTCGATGCGGTCCTCGGACTCTTTCAGCCGCTCGCGCATCTTCGTGGGAGTCATACTCACCCGTGGTATTTGTGATCGAATAGCATAATACTTTCCTCGCGCCCGACACGTCTCCGGCTGTGCCCGTTCCCGCGGGGCCGCCGGGTCAGTCCTCGGGGTCCGTCTCCGGCGGTTCGACGCCGTGGATGTCGAACCACTCCCGCAGCGGGCCACGCACCCCGTCGACCGTGACCGTCACCTCGCCGTCGAAGCGCCAGCGCGCTCTCGGAGCGTCCTCGCCGAACCGGATCGGCACGTCGACCGCCAGGTCGTCGGCGGTGACGTGCAGCGGCTCGCCCCGGTCGACCGTCTCGTCGAGGAGCCGCTCGACCGTCGCTCGGAGTCCGTCCTCCTCCGCCTCGAACCCGGCTGACTCGCTCATACCGGAGCCTTCTCGCTCCACCTATCTCTGTATTTCGCCGCGCCGGGGACGGCCGGACCGCCGCGCAAACCCATATCCGGCTCGCGCGCCTATCGCCCTCGATGGACGAATCAGCGACGGGCCGCACGCGACCCGAGATCCACACGGCCCCGCGAACGGACGTCTCGCAGGACCAGGGGCAGTTCAGGACCCACTTCAACTTCCCCGGTCGGGCGGTTCCCGACCACGACGACCACGGCTACGGCCCG from Haloarcula litorea encodes:
- the ppsA gene encoding phosphoenolpyruvate synthase codes for the protein MPTVWLDEIDGDDLERVGGKAASLGELTAAGLPVPSAFVVTADTYRSFIDETGIAEELFEAVDVDSDDSRALATAAERAQELILETEVPESVREAVLAAYDEMGDYDVAVRSSATAEDLPDASFAGQQDTYLNVSRADLLDRVKECWASLFTQRAIYYRNEQGFDDDAVNIAVVVQQMVDAEKSGVMFTSHPSTGAPTAIVEAAWGLGEAVVSGAVSPDNYVVDRESGDVEEVTVADKTVMCVRDEDGETVERSVPEEKREKRVLDEDEIDRLIEIGETVEAHYGTPQDVEWAIFEGEVYLLQSRPITTIDDESAAAAAAADTGDSAGLADGGEMQDQPDEVRLSGIGSSPGTATGEARLVRKLDNLDKVEEGDIIVTEMTTPDMVPAMQRAAGIVTDQGGMTSHAAIVSRELGVPAVVGTDDASERLRDGQTVTIDGDMGTVELGTDIDEQEADDSPDGHKPPAAAAVDEEHSPVKPMTGTEVKVNVSIPAAAERAAETGADGVGLLRIEHMILSTDKTPARYVEDHGERAYVEEIVDGVRHVAEAFYPRPVRVRTLDAPSDEFRQLQGGEDEPAEHNPMLGYRGIRRSLDRPGEFKLELRAFERLYDLGYDNVELMLPLVTDAEDVLRAKSVMREVGIDPEKRDWGVMIETPASALRIEELCETGIDFVSFGTNDLTQYTLAVDRNNSNVADRFDELHPAVLDLMGKVIGTARENDVATSICGQAASKPEMVDFLVDEGVTSISPNIDAVRDVQHEVKRVEQRLLLESVR
- a CDS encoding PhzF family phenazine biosynthesis protein, with product METRQVLLADAFAEEPMAGNPAGVVPEADGLADDQLAAIANELGASETAFVLGSDEADRELRFFTPEQEVDLCGHATVAAHAALYERGAVDAGQSTMATAAGVLDVEVKDDGTVWMDQGRVDLREVDLPLADAADALGIDAAALRDVGADLPPAVGDAGFPWLLVPVNYFEHLGNVAVDREAVVDLCERVDAMGLYAFTFDTLGGASTLHGRAFAPRAGIAEDPVTGTAAGAVAAHVRRQGVVDETVDPVVVEQGHFRDRPGTVRVETDGVEAWVGGRAVTTLDGTLTVPPADETDDIIEV
- a CDS encoding phosphoribosyltransferase: MGELPDEFPCTITNWEYIYGLCRDVSDDVKAADFEPDVVVALARGGWFAGRCLCDFLGLDDLASLKVEHYVGTAQKSDEPEVRYPLADGAVEGKDVLVVDDIADTGQSLETAAQCVRDRDPGSVRTATLQLLQTSDHEPDFVGERLSEWAWVVYPWNFVEDMIELVEGVMVKSDGTVHDESDVRALLREYHGVERIEMEIAQPDRLDEVLDEMVRRDVVEETERGWRLTGG